A region of Moorena producens PAL-8-15-08-1 DNA encodes the following proteins:
- a CDS encoding transporter substrate-binding domain-containing protein: MSNKLATITLSIILSLTFTSASLAETVLSEIKRTGVLKVGIREDAAPFGFLEQDQLQGYCVTKMYVLANHLGEVLKRPVRLEPIPSVLDEDSPNNRYRMVANGKVHLDCGPNTIKTAPPLSGVTYSTAFYFSGTHFLIRPEMKGIFNPETSLAGKKIGVLPGSNTHPLISSTYPLADIVDTRYRSSNGRELALKDVVEQDIDAFASDGMLLMAEALRQGLTFQDFTLIPDRPLSCDFYGIILPVQDIEWKTIIDKFITNLRWEIILENSLGVESIYYQGIRQAAYDKCAN; encoded by the coding sequence ATGAGTAATAAACTAGCCACTATCACCCTTAGTATTATCTTATCCTTAACGTTTACCTCAGCCAGTTTAGCTGAAACAGTCTTGTCTGAAATTAAGCGCACTGGTGTTTTAAAAGTAGGAATTAGAGAAGATGCCGCTCCCTTTGGTTTTCTAGAGCAAGACCAATTGCAAGGCTACTGCGTGACTAAAATGTATGTTCTAGCCAACCATCTCGGTGAAGTACTCAAGAGACCTGTTCGGTTAGAACCAATTCCATCTGTTCTAGACGAAGACTCCCCTAACAATCGTTATCGGATGGTAGCCAATGGCAAGGTACATCTAGATTGTGGTCCCAATACGATCAAAACTGCTCCACCACTATCAGGAGTTACTTACTCCACTGCTTTTTATTTTTCCGGGACACATTTTCTAATCAGACCCGAAATGAAGGGTATATTCAATCCTGAAACTTCCCTAGCTGGTAAAAAAATTGGTGTCCTTCCTGGTTCAAATACACATCCCTTAATCTCCAGTACCTACCCATTAGCTGACATAGTAGACACTCGTTACAGAAGCTCTAACGGTCGAGAATTGGCTCTGAAAGATGTTGTCGAACAGGATATTGATGCTTTTGCCAGTGATGGCATGCTTTTAATGGCAGAAGCCTTAAGACAAGGGCTGACATTCCAGGATTTTACCTTAATTCCTGACCGACCGTTAAGTTGTGATTTTTACGGAATAATTTTACCAGTTCAGGATATAGAATGGAAGACAATAATTGATAAATTTATTACTAACTTAAGGTGGGAGATAATTTTGGAAAATTCCTTGGGTGTTGAATCTATTTATTACCAAGGTATACGACAAGCTGCTTATGATAAATGTGCTAACTAA
- a CDS encoding glycosyl transferase family 2: protein MKTLYIWLSSLLLLLGCILIVPHGDFREVGAVPRFWLGIGVISLGFLLSWGLSVYTRYPAKVGNSKLGISQHRRRINNRINNNSIKTRFWQEVYRRFTKSLSIKYFRKLKTQHSGLNFWSTTILSRLLLLPMYPGDDVWRYLWEGYIQTLGFSPYHLPPNAAELIPYHTEWWSLINHPTVSAIYPPVAQLGFRLLALIDLKVWLFKIAFILADLLICWLLSRRFGYQQAIFYAWNPLIIYSFAGGAHYDSWFILPLVAAWLVVDQKTESLRQTKITEIEETLDSGTVAEYSSFTNPLMSSSNHSLTWWHWIASALLVGISMAVKWMSLPILGFLTWQAFRKVGVKLAIVVLLCGFLPFGITALQFCSSGECPLIPTGSVFVSHGRSAELIPYIVSEYWEPSRWVNWIYAFPLGLTVSWLILRSRNFQQFTEWYFFFLLILSPIIHAWYFTWIIPFAVPSRNLGVRLVSISAFIYFVLQHRMALDNYSWYLTPQERWWLWLPFVLGWFWTHYHNPNVALNQNSD from the coding sequence ATGAAAACGCTATATATATGGCTTAGTTCTCTACTCCTGTTGTTAGGTTGTATCTTGATTGTGCCTCATGGGGATTTCCGAGAGGTGGGAGCTGTGCCTCGATTTTGGTTAGGTATCGGTGTAATCAGCTTAGGTTTTCTCTTGTCTTGGGGATTAAGCGTCTATACTAGATATCCTGCGAAAGTTGGCAACAGTAAACTTGGGATTTCCCAACACAGAAGAAGAATTAACAACAGAATTAACAACAACAGTATCAAGACAAGATTTTGGCAAGAGGTCTACAGACGATTTACCAAATCTCTTAGTATCAAGTACTTCCGAAAACTCAAAACTCAGCACTCAGGACTAAATTTTTGGAGTACTACCATCCTAAGCAGGTTGCTACTGCTACCAATGTATCCTGGAGATGATGTATGGCGCTATCTATGGGAAGGGTATATTCAAACGTTAGGGTTTAGTCCATACCATTTGCCACCTAATGCTGCTGAACTGATTCCCTACCATACCGAATGGTGGTCACTAATCAATCATCCTACTGTTTCTGCTATCTATCCACCAGTAGCGCAATTAGGTTTTCGGCTCTTAGCGCTGATTGACCTTAAGGTTTGGTTGTTCAAAATTGCATTTATCTTAGCTGACTTATTAATCTGTTGGTTACTCAGTCGTCGATTTGGTTATCAACAGGCAATCTTCTATGCCTGGAATCCTTTGATAATTTACTCCTTTGCTGGTGGTGCTCACTACGACAGTTGGTTTATTTTACCCCTAGTTGCAGCTTGGTTAGTCGTTGACCAAAAAACAGAGAGTTTAAGGCAGACAAAAATAACAGAAATAGAGGAAACGTTGGACAGTGGGACAGTAGCAGAATACTCCTCATTTACTAACCCCTTGATGTCTTCATCGAATCACTCCCTGACCTGGTGGCACTGGATTGCTTCAGCTTTGCTAGTAGGAATTAGTATGGCAGTGAAGTGGATGTCTTTGCCAATTTTAGGGTTTCTGACCTGGCAAGCTTTCCGAAAAGTAGGGGTAAAACTAGCAATAGTAGTGCTATTGTGCGGTTTCTTACCTTTTGGCATCACTGCTCTCCAATTTTGCTCTAGTGGAGAATGTCCTTTGATTCCTACTGGATCAGTGTTTGTATCCCATGGTCGCAGTGCAGAATTGATTCCTTATATTGTTAGCGAATATTGGGAACCCTCTCGCTGGGTTAATTGGATTTATGCTTTTCCCCTGGGGTTAACGGTAAGTTGGCTAATTTTGCGATCGCGCAATTTTCAACAATTCACAGAATGGTACTTTTTTTTCCTACTAATCCTATCTCCGATTATCCATGCTTGGTACTTCACTTGGATAATTCCTTTTGCTGTTCCTTCTAGAAATCTGGGAGTACGTTTAGTCAGTATCTCTGCTTTTATTTACTTTGTACTTCAGCATCGCATGGCTTTAGATAACTACAGCTGGTATCTAACTCCTCAGGAGCGATGGTGGCTATGGTTACCTTTTGTTTTGGGTTGGTTTTGGACCCATTACCACAATCCTAATGTTGCTCTCAACCAAAACTCAGATTGA
- a CDS encoding alpha-hydroxy-acid oxidizing protein: protein MLKALALRASAVLVGRPVLWGLAVAGVAGVRHVLQLLRDELDIAMALSGCTKVKDIEPSLVKIKD, encoded by the coding sequence GTGCTCAAAGCCCTAGCCTTGCGTGCATCAGCGGTGTTGGTAGGTCGTCCGGTGTTATGGGGATTAGCTGTAGCAGGAGTTGCTGGAGTACGCCATGTCTTGCAATTGTTACGAGATGAATTGGATATAGCGATGGCGTTGAGTGGCTGTACTAAGGTAAAGGATATTGAGCCTAGTTTGGTGAAAATTAAAGATTGA
- a CDS encoding M48 family metallopeptidase, with amino-acid sequence MLNPFFWIKRASPRRWFYLLILLVVGLALGVGLANTSSAFDLCGLLDGDPGIKIIQLITMSDQQELELGKCLNQQEVAQELEIYSGREITEYVQDIGQRLIPYSDRPNFSYTFQVVKDNTINAFASVGGFVYVHTGLLKGVENEAELAAVIAHEIAHVTSKHNIEKLRQIIKDRNLEVNSEVEYETIINLLKDIAFSLPRGRQQEYEADRKGLEMLHRAGYAPSGMTGFLQKLTKGNTPAMLRTHPEPAKRLDTLNEIINRKGWNPNGGDGLDSAAYKRIIQSLPIQYVS; translated from the coding sequence ATGTTAAACCCATTCTTTTGGATTAAGCGTGCTTCCCCTCGTCGATGGTTTTACCTGCTGATTCTGCTAGTTGTGGGACTCGCTCTAGGGGTAGGGTTAGCCAATACTTCATCAGCATTTGATTTATGTGGGTTGTTGGATGGTGATCCAGGAATTAAGATAATTCAGTTAATCACCATGTCTGATCAACAAGAATTAGAGCTGGGTAAGTGTTTGAATCAACAAGAAGTTGCTCAAGAGCTGGAGATTTACAGCGGACGCGAAATCACTGAATACGTCCAAGACATTGGTCAGAGATTAATCCCCTATAGCGATCGCCCTAATTTTTCCTATACCTTTCAAGTAGTCAAGGACAACACTATAAATGCCTTTGCCTCGGTGGGTGGCTTTGTTTATGTTCATACTGGCTTGCTCAAAGGGGTAGAAAATGAAGCTGAGTTAGCTGCGGTGATAGCTCACGAAATTGCTCACGTTACTAGCAAACACAATATCGAGAAGCTGCGCCAGATTATCAAAGACAGGAACCTTGAGGTAAATAGTGAAGTCGAGTACGAAACAATTATAAATCTTCTTAAGGATATCGCCTTCTCTCTTCCCCGAGGACGTCAGCAGGAATATGAAGCAGACCGCAAGGGATTAGAAATGTTGCACCGTGCTGGCTACGCTCCCTCAGGCATGACTGGATTTCTCCAAAAATTAACCAAAGGCAATACACCGGCAATGCTAAGAACCCACCCAGAACCAGCAAAACGCCTTGATACTCTCAACGAAATAATCAACAGAAAAGGTTGGAATCCTAATGGTGGTGATGGCTTAGACAGTGCTGCTTACAAACGCATAATCCAATCTCTACCAATCCAGTACGTGAGCTAG
- a CDS encoding DUF547 domain-containing protein yields the protein MPINQAPAKESQVQVNRGTDTTLLNYDDYATVLKTHVNNKALVNYQELHKNPEQLETFNASLGAVDPSTYESWNEAEKIAFLINAYNSFTLESIIDQNPLKKSIRDIKGVWKGRQFNIAGESKTLDNIEHKTLRTQFNEPRIHMALVCAAISCPPLRNEPYTGEKLDQQLDDQTQKFLVSPHGFRIDRQKRTVYLSSIFKWFGEDWKETYGVDDKFTGNANQRAVLNFISDYLSPEDQEYLEQGNYKIKYLNYDWSLNKQ from the coding sequence ATGCCAATAAATCAAGCACCAGCAAAAGAGTCTCAAGTGCAAGTAAATAGAGGCACTGACACGACTCTATTGAATTATGACGACTATGCTACTGTCCTAAAAACCCATGTCAACAATAAAGCGCTAGTTAATTACCAAGAATTGCATAAAAATCCAGAGCAACTGGAGACGTTTAATGCCTCCTTAGGTGCTGTTGATCCTAGCACCTATGAGTCTTGGAATGAAGCAGAAAAGATTGCTTTCTTGATAAATGCTTACAACTCCTTTACTCTAGAATCAATTATTGATCAAAACCCGCTCAAAAAGAGTATTCGGGATATTAAAGGAGTCTGGAAAGGACGCCAATTCAACATCGCTGGAGAATCTAAAACCTTAGATAATATCGAACACAAGACACTGCGAACGCAATTCAACGAGCCCCGAATTCATATGGCTTTAGTTTGCGCCGCTATCAGTTGTCCTCCCTTAAGAAACGAACCTTATACTGGGGAAAAACTCGATCAGCAACTGGATGACCAGACACAGAAATTTCTAGTTAGTCCCCATGGGTTTCGTATTGATCGTCAAAAACGTACCGTATATCTTTCTTCCATCTTTAAGTGGTTTGGGGAAGATTGGAAAGAAACCTATGGTGTCGATGACAAATTTACTGGTAACGCCAATCAAAGGGCGGTGTTAAACTTTATCAGTGACTACCTTAGTCCAGAGGATCAGGAGTATCTTGAGCAGGGGAATTACAAGATAAAATATCTGAACTATGATTGGTCTTTAAATAAACAATAA
- a CDS encoding DUF3179 domain-containing protein, which produces MALVVQAGSWDNFKLRYFHLTAYLHNQDQEITDLQKQNLNPAKFTRINLTELLNGGPPKDGIPSIDNPKFDTAETTPFSKTETVIGVVINGEAKAYPFGVMNWHELVNDTVGGVNVSVSYCPLCDTIVAFNRSNTTYGVTGKLYQSCLVMYDRADDTLYSQPWGMGIIGAKVNRNLKTIPAIKTTLDAWLSKYPNSKILSTDTGHNRAYFSYPYGSYYTDKRIIFPVRNQQRLTLHPKAIVSYVWEADQQTPKNQFSGASYQFVHDQLKKVGEKVVEFNGRPIRGRWDSQLQTVLVEEFDGTPIPSSTAFAFVYPAYFGK; this is translated from the coding sequence ATGGCACTAGTCGTACAAGCCGGGAGCTGGGATAATTTCAAACTCCGTTACTTCCATCTTACTGCCTATCTCCACAACCAAGACCAAGAAATCACTGACCTCCAAAAACAAAACCTTAATCCAGCCAAATTCACTCGCATTAATTTAACTGAACTCCTCAATGGTGGTCCCCCAAAAGACGGTATTCCTAGTATCGATAATCCCAAGTTTGATACGGCTGAAACCACACCATTTTCTAAAACAGAAACTGTGATTGGTGTGGTAATTAATGGAGAAGCCAAAGCCTATCCTTTCGGGGTCATGAATTGGCATGAATTGGTGAATGACACAGTAGGTGGAGTTAATGTTAGTGTATCCTATTGTCCCCTTTGTGATACTATAGTTGCCTTTAATCGCAGCAATACAACCTACGGTGTTACAGGCAAACTTTATCAAAGTTGCCTAGTGATGTATGACCGTGCCGATGATACCCTTTACTCTCAACCTTGGGGGATGGGTATTATTGGTGCTAAAGTCAATCGTAATCTTAAAACAATTCCCGCTATCAAAACTACTCTTGACGCTTGGTTAAGCAAGTATCCCAACAGTAAAATTCTATCCACTGACACAGGTCATAACCGAGCTTACTTCAGCTATCCCTATGGTAGTTACTATACCGATAAGCGAATTATTTTCCCAGTCAGAAATCAACAACGACTTACCCTTCATCCCAAAGCTATTGTTAGCTATGTCTGGGAAGCAGATCAACAAACCCCTAAAAACCAATTTTCTGGGGCTAGCTATCAATTTGTCCATGATCAATTAAAAAAAGTGGGCGAAAAAGTTGTAGAATTCAATGGTCGTCCAATTAGAGGACGTTGGGATAGCCAACTTCAAACTGTATTAGTAGAAGAATTTGATGGCACTCCCATCCCCAGTTCTACAGCTTTTGCCTTTGTGTATCCAGCTTACTTTGGCAAATAA
- the argJ gene encoding bifunctional ornithine acetyltransferase/N-acetylglutamate synthase, giving the protein MSDWQEISGGITAPRGYQAAGITAGLKPSGQPDLALILSEVDAIAAGVFTTSHVRAACVDYCRQCLQSKASARAILCNAGQANAATGEQGWQDALASAKALGEALNVSPKSILLASTGVIGQRIKMDALLSGIPQLVAQASETGSDAAAQGIITTDLVTKSIALETMIDDRPVRIGGIAKGSGMIHPNMATMLAFVTCDAAVSTSLWQQMLQRAADKSFNQITVDGDTSTNDTLIALANGQSRTSAITEIGPAAEKLEGMLTAVCQHLAKAIARDGEGATCLIEVQVTGAPDDKGARQIAKTIVGSSLVKSAIFGRDPNWGRIAAAAGRAGVPFEQENLRIQLGDVLLMENGQPLGFDRQQASDYLKQAAVGAYLKEDTVLIQVNVGNGHGVGQAWGCDLSYDYVKINAEYTT; this is encoded by the coding sequence ATGTCGGACTGGCAAGAGATTAGTGGTGGGATAACAGCTCCCAGGGGCTATCAGGCAGCAGGGATTACCGCAGGTTTAAAACCGTCGGGTCAGCCAGACTTAGCGTTGATATTATCAGAGGTGGATGCGATCGCAGCTGGGGTGTTCACCACCAGTCATGTCAGGGCTGCTTGTGTAGATTATTGCCGTCAATGCTTACAATCTAAAGCTAGTGCTCGTGCTATTTTGTGTAATGCTGGACAAGCCAATGCAGCAACGGGTGAGCAGGGTTGGCAAGATGCTCTAGCTAGTGCTAAAGCTTTGGGTGAAGCACTCAATGTTTCCCCTAAGTCGATTTTGTTGGCATCGACGGGGGTGATTGGTCAACGCATCAAGATGGATGCTCTATTGTCAGGCATTCCCCAATTGGTAGCACAAGCATCAGAAACTGGTTCCGATGCAGCAGCTCAAGGGATTATTACCACGGATTTAGTCACTAAATCCATTGCTCTGGAAACCATGATTGATGACCGTCCGGTCAGGATAGGTGGTATTGCTAAGGGCTCTGGTATGATTCATCCCAACATGGCGACTATGCTAGCATTTGTAACGTGTGATGCTGCAGTTTCTACTTCCCTGTGGCAACAGATGTTACAGCGGGCAGCGGATAAAAGTTTTAATCAAATTACGGTAGATGGGGATACCAGCACCAATGACACTCTAATTGCCTTGGCTAATGGTCAGTCCCGAACATCAGCGATTACAGAAATCGGACCAGCAGCTGAGAAGTTGGAGGGGATGCTCACAGCAGTATGTCAGCATTTGGCAAAAGCGATCGCACGGGATGGAGAAGGGGCAACCTGTTTGATTGAAGTCCAAGTGACTGGCGCACCGGATGATAAAGGGGCTCGTCAAATTGCTAAGACCATTGTTGGGTCATCCTTGGTCAAGTCTGCCATCTTTGGACGAGACCCAAACTGGGGCAGAATTGCCGCAGCCGCTGGCCGTGCAGGAGTACCGTTTGAGCAAGAAAACCTGCGGATTCAGTTAGGGGATGTCTTGCTGATGGAAAATGGTCAACCCTTAGGGTTTGACCGTCAACAGGCTAGTGATTATCTTAAGCAGGCTGCTGTTGGTGCTTATCTTAAAGAAGATACAGTTTTAATTCAGGTTAATGTGGGCAATGGTCATGGTGTTGGTCAGGCTTGGGGTTGTGATTTAAGTTATGACTATGTCAAGATTAACGCGGAATATACCACTTGA
- a CDS encoding reverse transcriptase domain-containing protein yields MKSRTNTGTGVWDWTEIDWKVINKQVLKLQRRIFRATKEAQLKGSGWDKVKNLMKLIINSKSALALAIQTVTVKNKGRNTPGIDGYVAIKTEEKNRLMKNWNWNEVSPTKRVYIPKSNGNKRPLGIPTIKDRIGQAIIKMAYEPVFEVSFEPNSYGFRPGRSCHDAIQEVFAGLKKGSSHHWVLDADIKGAFDNISHGFIMDKLEGLPKRSLIKKWLKCGYVDNRIFHPTNSGTPQGGIISPLLANIALDGLQEVISEKCKIDYTTRSRGKTINKKKEVDKYRFARYADDFVITSQTKENLEEIIPRVEKWLRERGLELNREKTKIRNIIEEGFSFLGFQIQQRKTKTLRLDSKRYKKKARKMLKNLKPNAIRIPTPNAKIREEICYSCIITPDQEEVKRFLKEIRSILKNEARALNTEDVIKKLNPKIRGWLNYYRFVCSKKTFNNVRWKILSSIYRYLKRQHPKKAWKWIKRKYFKTIDKDTLNFFTISSGKRKKEEILVNAAKDVPIIRFEKVKGNSSPFDPDLKEYWKKRKTKWGKSKFAKGSKYEKVYIHQKGICPICNLPIELDDNFEVHHTIPIKRGGNSETKNLQILHSHCHKAKHKKLHQDT; encoded by the coding sequence ATGAAAAGTAGAACCAATACTGGTACTGGAGTCTGGGACTGGACTGAGATAGACTGGAAAGTCATCAATAAACAGGTTCTCAAACTTCAAAGAAGAATATTCAGGGCAACCAAAGAAGCTCAACTAAAAGGCAGCGGATGGGATAAGGTGAAAAATCTGATGAAACTAATTATAAATAGCAAGTCAGCATTAGCCTTAGCAATACAGACAGTTACGGTTAAAAACAAAGGAAGGAACACTCCAGGAATAGACGGTTATGTAGCCATCAAAACCGAAGAGAAAAACCGACTAATGAAAAACTGGAACTGGAATGAAGTAAGCCCCACCAAGAGAGTCTATATACCTAAATCAAATGGGAATAAAAGACCCTTAGGAATACCAACCATAAAAGACCGAATAGGTCAAGCCATAATAAAAATGGCATATGAACCAGTATTCGAGGTAAGCTTTGAACCCAATAGTTACGGATTCAGACCTGGAAGAAGCTGTCACGACGCCATCCAAGAAGTGTTCGCTGGCCTCAAAAAGGGTAGCTCACACCACTGGGTTCTTGATGCAGATATTAAAGGAGCATTTGACAATATATCTCATGGCTTCATCATGGATAAATTGGAAGGACTACCGAAAAGAAGTCTAATCAAGAAATGGCTAAAATGTGGATACGTGGATAACAGGATATTCCATCCAACCAACTCAGGAACACCCCAAGGCGGAATCATCAGCCCACTACTAGCAAATATAGCCCTCGATGGACTCCAAGAAGTCATATCCGAAAAATGTAAGATAGATTACACAACTCGAAGTAGAGGGAAAACCATAAATAAGAAAAAGGAGGTAGATAAATACAGATTTGCTAGATACGCAGATGACTTCGTAATCACCAGCCAAACAAAAGAAAACCTGGAAGAAATAATCCCCAGAGTAGAAAAATGGCTAAGAGAAAGGGGGCTGGAACTCAACAGAGAAAAGACCAAAATCAGAAACATAATAGAAGAAGGTTTTTCCTTCCTGGGGTTCCAGATTCAACAAAGAAAGACAAAAACCCTGAGATTAGATAGCAAGAGGTACAAGAAGAAAGCACGAAAAATGCTTAAAAATCTAAAACCAAATGCTATAAGAATCCCGACACCAAACGCCAAAATCAGGGAGGAAATATGCTATTCATGTATAATAACACCTGACCAGGAAGAAGTTAAGAGATTCTTAAAGGAAATTCGTAGCATACTCAAGAATGAAGCTAGGGCACTAAATACAGAAGATGTAATCAAAAAGCTAAATCCGAAGATTAGAGGATGGCTAAACTATTACAGATTCGTATGCTCCAAGAAAACATTCAACAATGTAAGGTGGAAAATTCTCAGTTCCATATACAGGTATCTAAAGAGACAACATCCAAAGAAAGCCTGGAAGTGGATTAAGAGGAAATACTTCAAAACCATTGACAAAGATACCTTGAACTTCTTCACCATATCAAGTGGAAAAAGAAAGAAAGAGGAAATCCTAGTCAACGCAGCCAAAGATGTACCTATTATCAGATTTGAAAAGGTAAAAGGAAACTCATCCCCCTTTGACCCTGACCTAAAAGAATATTGGAAGAAAAGGAAGACTAAATGGGGGAAGTCCAAATTTGCCAAAGGTAGCAAATACGAAAAGGTATATATTCACCAAAAAGGGATATGTCCTATTTGCAATCTACCTATCGAACTCGATGATAACTTCGAGGTACATCATACCATACCTATCAAGCGAGGCGGAAACAGTGAAACTAAGAATCTACAGATTCTACATAGTCACTGTCACAAAGCCAAACATAAGAAGCTTCACCAGGATACCTGA
- a CDS encoding glycosyltransferase family 2 protein: MTNNHNILVIIPVLNEETTITGVIKSLQSYNLNNIRVVDNGSTDNSIIKAKEAGAEVICEPIPGYGRACWRGLQQLDRDINWILFCDGDGSDDLSYLPQFLAEPHKYDLILGNRRATVDGRKAMTPVQNFGNWLATFLIGWGWGHWYQDLGPLRLIRRSALEQIQMQDRGFGWTVEMQARGIECGLRVCEIPVGYRRRQGGRSKISGTLSGSVQAGTIILMTLGRLYLRRLKLTQADGTIGKSVEEGIGNFHQS; encoded by the coding sequence ATGACTAATAACCACAATATCTTAGTAATTATTCCTGTTCTCAATGAAGAAACCACTATCACTGGGGTGATTAAGTCTCTTCAATCCTATAATTTGAACAATATTCGGGTAGTCGATAATGGCAGCACTGACAACAGTATTATTAAAGCAAAAGAAGCCGGTGCAGAGGTAATCTGTGAGCCTATTCCTGGTTATGGTCGAGCCTGTTGGCGGGGATTGCAGCAACTAGACCGAGATATTAATTGGATATTATTTTGTGATGGCGATGGCAGTGATGACCTAAGTTATTTACCCCAGTTTCTAGCTGAACCGCATAAGTATGACCTAATTTTAGGTAACCGCCGCGCCACAGTAGATGGACGTAAGGCGATGACCCCAGTGCAAAATTTTGGCAACTGGCTGGCTACCTTCCTGATCGGTTGGGGTTGGGGACACTGGTATCAAGATTTAGGACCATTGCGCCTAATTCGCCGTTCAGCTTTGGAGCAAATCCAAATGCAAGATAGAGGATTTGGCTGGACAGTAGAAATGCAAGCCCGTGGGATCGAATGTGGTTTGCGAGTCTGTGAAATTCCTGTTGGTTACCGTCGCCGACAAGGGGGACGCTCGAAAATATCTGGTACCCTTTCTGGTAGTGTCCAAGCAGGAACAATAATTCTAATGACTTTAGGTCGTCTATATCTACGTCGCCTTAAGCTTACCCAGGCAGATGGAACAATCGGTAAAAGTGTTGAAGAGGGAATAGGGAATTTCCATCAATCCTAG